The following coding sequences lie in one Arachis stenosperma cultivar V10309 chromosome 5, arast.V10309.gnm1.PFL2, whole genome shotgun sequence genomic window:
- the LOC130982822 gene encoding kinesin-like protein KIN-14B isoform X3, with amino-acid sequence MQEGPDYDRGLYARCFEELFDLTNSDSTATSQYQFSITVFELYNEQARDLVLVSGKSKPKVSFGLPECFIELVQEKVDNPPEFVRVLKAAFQSRGNDTLKINVSHLIVTIHIFHNNLIIGENSYSKLSLVDLAGSEGLITEDDSGERVTDLLHVMKSLSALGDVLSSLTSKKDAIPYENSVITKLLADSLGGSSKTLMIVNLCPNISNLSETLSSVSFSARARNSVLSLGNQDTMKWGDDANDSRKELYAREKEVQDLKEEVLGLKQLLKDANDQCVLLFNEAQKAWKVTSTLQTDLKAEHILLEDNHNIEKEQSTQLRNQVSRLLQLEQEQNLKIQQRDSTIQTLQAKIGTLEARFNEALRSSSTGSNGMNSIGSGNDMNSSTVNMKLEAELKKRDALIERLHEENEKLFDKLTEKKSLSGSPQFSSTSSKGSVNVQPQNIGSNNTRSRSMDVLPSPLVTDKNGGAFAIVRSGSEKDKITPAGEYLTAALNDFNPDQYDGHAAIADGANKLLMLVLAAVIKGGSFREHEILAEIRDAVFSFIQKMEPKRVMDTMLVSRVRILYIRSLIARYPELQSIKVLPVECFLEKANSGRSRSSSRGSSPGRSPVQYFDEQIRGFKVNIKPEKKSKFSSVVLKIRGIDEDTWRQQVTAVKLREITEEAKGFAVGNKPLAALFVHTPAGELQRQIRIWLAESFDFLSLTANDAPGGSTGQLELISTAIMDGWMAGLGAAQPSNTDVLGQLLLEYSKCVYTSQLQHLKDIAGTLGTEEAENAAQVAKLRSALESVDLKKRRILQQMRSDVALFTLENGDSPVQSPSTAAEDSRLASLISLDSILKQIKDITRLSNMNTIGRSKKRAVLVSLDELTQRMPSLLEIDQPCAQRHIADARRMIESIPEDDSSLGKPVTDLGSGSETDVTQWNVLQFNTGNTSPFIIKCGANSNSELIIKADARVQEPKGGEIVRVAPRPSVLEDMSLEQMKQVFAELPEALSLLALARTADGTRARYSRLYRTLAMKVPSLRNLVSELEKEGALKDVRT; translated from the exons ATGCAG GAAGGACCAGACTATGATCGAGGTCTATATGCTCGTTGTTTTGAGGAGCTGTTTGATTTAACCAACTCAGATTCAACTGCCACTTCTCAGTACCAATTTAGCATTACCGTTTTTGAGCTCTATAATGAACAG GCTAGAGATCTTGTCTTGGTGTCAGGGAAAAGCAAGCCTAAAGTCTCTTTTGGATTGCCTGAATGTTTCATAGAACTAGTGCAGGAAAAAGTTGATAACCCTCCAGAGTTTGTTAGGGTTTTGAAAGCTGCATTTCAGAGTCGAGGAAATGATACACTAAAGATTAATGTTTCTCATTT GATTGTCACAATACACATATTTCATAACAATTTGATCATCGGTGAAAACTCATATAGCAAACTCTCTCTTGTTGATTTGGCCGGAAGTGAAGGTTTAATAACGGAAGATGATAGTGGTGAGCGTGTCACAGATTTGCTGCATGTTATGAAGTCACTTTCAGC TTTGGGAGATGTTTTGTCTTCTTTGACCTCAAAGAAGGATGCTATTCCTTATGAGAACTCAGTGATAACAAAACTGCTTGCAGACTCGCTTG GTGGGAGTTCAAAAACACTGATGATAGTGAATCTATGTccaaatatttcaaatttatccgAGACATTATCGTCTGTCAGTTTCTCTGCAAGAGCACGAAATTCTGTACTAAGCCTTGGAAACCAAGATACAATGAAGTGGGGAGATGAT GCGAATGATTCCCGGAAGGAATTGTATgcaagagagaaagaagtcCAAGATCTGAAGGAAGAGGTTCTGGGACTTAAGCAGCTGCTTAAAGACGCAAATGATCAGTGTGTTCTACTCTTCAATGAAGCTCAGAAGGCATGGAAAGTTACTTCTACATTGCAGACAGATCTAAAG GCAGAGCATATTCTTCTGGAAGATAATCATAACATAGAGAAAGAACAAAGTACTCAGCTTAGAAATCAAGTTTCTCGTCTGTTACAGTTAGAGCAAGAACAAAACTTGAAGATACAACAGCGGGATTCAACCATCCAAACCTTGCAG GCTAAAATTGGAACCCTTGAAGCACGATTCAATGAAGCTCTTAGATCCAGCAGCACTGGGTCAAATGGCATGAACTCCATTGGTAGTGGGAATGACATGAATTCTTCTACAGTAAACATGAAACTGGAAGCAGAACTCAAGAAACGTGATGCTCTAATTGAG AGGTTGCACGAAGAAAATGAGAaattatttgataaattaaCAGAGAAAAAGTCTTTATCTGGATCGCCTCAG TTTTCAAGTACATCATCCAAGGGATCAGTTAATGTTCAGCCTCAAAATATAGGGAG CAATAATACAAGATCTCGTTCCATGGATGTTCTTCCTTCACCCTTGGTGACAGATAAAAATGGTGGCGCATTTGCTATAGTTAGATCTGGTTCTGAGAAAGATAAGATTACCCCAGCGGGTGAATATCTTACTGCTGCGCTGAATGACTTTAATCCAGATCAATATGATGGCCATGCTGCCATTGCTGATGGTGCAAACAAGCTTCTGATGCTG GTTCTAGCTGCAGTCATTAAAGGTGGTTCCTTCAGGGAACATGAGATACTTGCTGAAATTAGGGATGCtgttttctcttttattcagaAAATGGAGCCAAAGCGAGTAATGGATACAATGCTTGTTTCCCGTGTTAGAATCCTCTATATACGATCTTTGATTGCTAGATATCCAGAGTTGCAATCCATTAAG GTCTTGCCAGTTGAGTGCTTTCTAGAAAAGGCTAATTCTGGACGCAGTAGAAGTTCCAGCAGAGGGAGTAGTCCTGGAAGATCTCCTGTGCAGTATTTTGATGAGCAGATTCGAGGATTTAAAGTGAATATAAAGCCTGAGAAGAAGTCCAAATTTTCATCTGTTGTTTTGAAGATTCGTGGAATCGATGAG GACACTTGGAGACAGCAGGTAACTGCTGTAAAGTTGAGGGAAATTACTGAGGAAGCCAAAGGTTTTGCAGTTGGAAACAAGCCTCTTGCTGCACTATTTGTACATACTCCTGCCGGTGAGCTGCAGCGTCAAATTAGAATCTGGCTTGCAGAGAGCTTTGATTTTCTCTCTCTTACTGCAAACGATGCACCTGGGGGATCAACTGGTCAGTTGGAGCTTATTTCAACTGCAATTATGGATGGTTGGATGGCTGGACTAGGTGCTGCTCAGCCTTCCAACACCGATGTACTTGGCCAACTACTACTTGAATATTCGAAATGTGTCTATACTTCCCAACTGCAACACTTGAAG GATATTGCTGGTACCCTGGGAACAGAAGAGGCCGAGAATGCAGCACAGGTGGCTAAGCTGCGTTCAGCTCTAGAATCTGTTGATCTCAAAAAGAGAAGG aTTTTACAACAAATGAGAAGTGATGTAGCTTTATTTACACTGGAAAATGGTGATTCACCTGTGCAAAGTCCTTCTACTGCCGCAGAAGATTCACGATTGGCATCTCTCATTTCACTTGATAGCATATTGAAGCAAATAAAG GATATAACAAGACTTTCTAATATGAATACCATCGGGAGAAGTAAAAAGAGAGCAGTGCTAGTTTCTCTTGATGAACTAACACAACGGATGCCTTCCCTTCTTGAAATTGATCAACCCTGCGCTCAGAGGCACATCGCAGATGCTCGCCGCATGATTGAG TCAATTCCTGAAGATGACAGCAGTCTAGGCAAACCAGTAACAGACCTGGGTTCTGGCTCTGAAACTGATGTGACACAGTGGAACGTCCTCCAATTTAATACTGGCAATACCTCACCATTTATCATCAAATGTGGAGCAAACTCAAATTCAGAACTAATAATCAAAGCCGATGCTCGAGTTCAGGAACCTAAAGGAGGTGAGATCGTGAGGGTCGCACCTAGACCATCCGTGTTGGAAGATATGAGCTTGGAGCAAATGAAACAGGTATTTGCCGAACTACCTGAGGCTCTAAGCTTGCTTGCTTTGGCAAGGACGGCAGATGGCACTCGAGCACGATATTCTAGATTATATAGGACTTTAGCCATGAAGGTTCCATCCCTTAGGAACCTGGTCAGTGAGCTTGAAAAAGAGGGTGCCCTGAAAGATGTTAGGACATAA